In the Telopea speciosissima isolate NSW1024214 ecotype Mountain lineage chromosome 2, Tspe_v1, whole genome shotgun sequence genome, one interval contains:
- the LOC122651905 gene encoding receptor-like protein kinase FERONIA, producing the protein MEKRNKSDIVSIKTFLYFFFLLHVVYADNSSFVPSDKILLACGAPSGTVDTDGLKWTSDIGSKYVAAGDNSLTSPAATQDPSVPQVPYMTARIFRSELTYSFPVSTGRKFIRFYFYPDSYAGLNASNSLFSVTCGEYTLLKNFSAYQTTQALNFAFIIKEFSVNTDSERLNITFTPSKVSNAYAFVNGIEIVSMPDIYSTTNVPVIIVSEGAQFYIDNSTALENVFRLNVGGNDISPTGDTGMLRSWFDDSPYIYGAAIGVTDLANSTSMIQFPTSIPSYVAPVDVYATARTMGPDPKVNVNYNLTWIFTVDSGFFYLVRLHFCELEYTKINQRVFDIFLNNQTAENAADVIAWAGSIGVPFYKDYVVLVPQGQGQQDMWLALHPNTQSKPNYYDAILNGVEIFKVNDTTGNLAGPNPIPPPPVQQVQSPPPSSSSGGSNKVIAGSVTGGVSVAGLLCFVVFAVSRRRQGKDSSSSDGPSGWLPLSLYGNSHSSGSAKTNTTGSYASSLPSNLCRHFSFAEIKAATKNFDEALILGVGGFGKVYKGEIDGGTIKVAIKRANPSSEQGVHEFQTEIEMLSKLRHRHLVSLIGYCEEKCEMILVYDYMAYGTLREHLYKTQKPPLPWKQRLEISIGAARGLHYLHTGAKYTIIHRDVKTTNILLDEKWVAKVSDFGLSKTGPTLDHTHVSTVVKGSFGYLDPEYFRRQQLTDKSDVYSFGVVLFELLCARPALNPTLPKEQVSLAEWAFHCQKKGMLDQIMDPYLKGKIAPECFKKFAETAEKCVADQGIDRPSMGDVLWNLEFALQLQESAEESGTVIQSDMEIEETPFKKSSGGKKDPNGYEGNMTDSRSSGMSMSIGGRSLASEASDGLTPSQVFSQIMNPKGR; encoded by the coding sequence ATGGAGAAGAGAAATAAGAGTGATATTGTCTCTATTAAAACTTTTCTgtacttcttcttcctacttcaTGTGGTTTATGCGGACAATTCATCGTTTGTTCCCTCTGACAAGATCCTCTTGGCTTGTGGTGCACCCTCTGGGACTGTGGATACGGATGGTCTGAAGTGGACTTCCGATATCGGTTCCAAATATGTGGCAGCTGGTGATAACTCTTTAACATCCCCGGCTGCCACTCAAGATCCCTCTGTTCCTCAAGTTCCTTACATGACTGCAAGGATCTTCCGATCTGAACTCACTTACAGCTTCCCTGTTTCCACCGGCCGCAAATTTATCCGTTTCTATTTCTACCCGGATTCTTATGCTGGTCTCAATGCCTCTAATTCACTCTTCTCTGTTACTTGCGGGGAATATACCCTACTCAAAAACTTCAGTGCTTACCAGACTACTCAGGCTCTGAACTTCGCTTTTATCATCAAGGAATTCTCTGTCAATACAGATAGTGAAAGATTGAACATAACCTTCACACCCTCAAAGGTTTCCAATGCCTACGCCTTTGTGAATGGGATTGAGATTGTGTCAATGCCTGACATATATAGTACTACTAATGTACCTGTCATTATTGTTAGCGAAGGTGCTCAATTCTACATTGATAACAGTACTGCACTTGAGAATGTTTTTCGGCTAAATGTGGGTGGCAACGACATTTCACCCACAGGCGATACTGGCATGTTAAGGTCTTGGTTCGATGATTCACCATACATTTATGGTGCTGCTATTGGTGTCACAGACTTGGCAAATTCCACATCCATGATTCAATTTCCTACCAGCATTCCTAGCTATGTCGCACCAGTGGATGTATACGCCACTGCTAGGACAATGGGGCCAGATCCAAAAGTCAATGTGAACTACAATCTGACATGGATTTTCACAGTTGACTCAGGGTTTTTTTACCTGGTGAGGCTTCATTTCTGTGAATTAGAATACACCAAGATTAATCAGAGGGTGTTCGACATCTTCCTCAATAACCAGACTGCAGAGAATGCGGCAGATGTGATAGCTTGGGCTGGATCGATCGGAGTTCCGTTTTATAAGGATTATGTGGTTCTTGTGCCACAGGGGCAAGGCCAGCAGGATATGTGGCTTGCACTGCATCCGAATACACAATCGAAGCCCAATTATTATGATGCAATCTTAAATGGAGTGGAGATATTTAAGGTGAATGATACTACTGGAAACCTTGCTGGACCTAATCCAATTCCCCCACCACCAGTGCAGCAAGTGCAAAGCCCTCCCCCATCTTCTAGTTCAGGTGGCTCAAATAAAGTCATTGCTGGAAGTGTTACAGGTGGTGTTTCTGTTGCCGGTCTCCTTTGTTTCGTTGTGTTTGCTGTATCCCGCCGTAGGCAAGGGAAGGACTCCAGTTCTAGTGATGGACCATCTGGCTGGCTTCCTCTTTCACTGTATGGAAATTCACACTCTTCAGGATCTGCCAAGACAAACACAACAGGAAGCTatgcttcttctcttccttcaaaCCTTTGCCGCCACTTCTCATTTGCTGAAATCAAGGCTGCTACCAAAAACTTTGACGAGGCACTGATCCTTGGTGTAGGTGGGTTTGGTAAGGTATACAAGGGTGAAATTGATGGTGGTACCATCAAGGTTGCAATCAAGCGTGCGAACCCATCCTCTGAGCAGGGTGTACATGAATTCCAGACAGAGATTGAGATGCTTTCGAAGCTGCGACACCGCCACCTGGTCTCGCTTATTGGGTACTGTGAAGAGAAATGTGAAATGATCCTTGTTTACGATTACATGGCCTATGGGACTCTCCGGGAGCACCTTTACAAGACCCAAAAACCACCACTCCCATGGAAGCAAAGGCTTGAAATCTCCATTGGAGCTGCTAGGGGATTACACTATCTCCACACTGGTGCCAAATACACTATCATCCACCGAGACGTCAAGACGACAAACATCCTCTTGGATGAGAAGTGGGTAGCAAAGGTTTCAGATTTTGGATTGTCAAAGACTGGACCAACATTGGATCACACACACGTCAGTACTGTTGTGAAGGGTAGCTTTGGTTATTTGGATCCAGAGTATTTCCGAAGGCAGCAGCTGACAGACAAATCAGATGTGTACTCATTCGGGGTGGTACTGTTTGAGCTTCTATGTGCACGGCCAGCATTGAATCCAACGCTGCCTAAGGAGCAAGTGAGCTTGGCAGAGTGGGCATTTCATTGCCAGAAGAAAGGGATGCTTGATCAGATCATGGACCCATATCTGAAGGGGAAGATTGCACCGGAGTGCTTCAAGAAGTTTGCAGAGACGGCAGAGAAGTGTGTGGCAGATCAGGGAATCGACCGGCCGTCGATGGGTGATGTGCTGTGGAACCTTGAATTCGCATTACAGCTACAGGAAAGCGCGGAGGAGAGTGGCACTGTTATTCAGAGTGACATGGAGATAGAGGAGACTCCATTCAAGAAAAGCAGTGGGGGAAAGAAGGACCCAAATGGGTATGAGGGGAACATGACAGATTCAAGAAGCAGTGGGATGTCGATGAGCATTGGAGGTCGAAGCCTTGCGAGTGAGGCTTCGGATGGTTTGACACCCAGTCAAGTGTTCTCACAGATCATGAACCCCAAAGGACGTTGA